The Epilithonimonas zeae genome contains the following window.
GATTAACCAAACTTGAGATTTTAGTCTGAAGATTCAATTCGTCGCCTTCTCGTAAGAATCTTGGATAATTTGGTGTGATAGAAAATTCTTTTTGCGTTACGACAGATTTTTCCAAAATTGCACTTCTCGCATCTTTTGTATGCGCCAAAAACATCACTTTCCATTGTGTCAAAGCTTCCGGAGAAGTGAACTCAAACGAAATATTTCCTTTTTTATCTGTTAGAAGATTTGGATAGAAATAAGCTGTTTCGTTGAGGTTTTGACGAACTGGGATTTTGTTTAAATCTTTTTCCTTTATTCTTGTAGTAATGACTTCTTCGATATTTTGAGTTTTTGCAGAATCTGAAACTTGTATTCCTGCAGCTCTACCTTGAAGTTTCATTGCTGGAGCGGAAACAGACATTTCAACTTCACTTGCATACATTGCTTTTGGTTTTGGACAACCTTGATATTGAGCCGTTCCAGGAACAGTTGGACAAGCATCATCTGAATTTGCAATTCCGTCACCATCTATATCAGAACCAAATAAAATGGCACCATTAAACCAATTGAATTGAGGAATGATTATATTCAAAGTCTTTAAATACTTAACTTTACCGTTGTAATATTGTTGTTCCAAACCATTTCTAAATTCATAAGAACTTTGATAAAAAGGAGAATAGAATTCCTGCCAATTCCAAGAATTAGACGCAAATTGGTCAAGCGATTTGTCGTACATATTCGCCAAAACTTCAGCGTTGATTTTTTCTTTGTCAGCGCCAGAGATTTTTATCGTCCATTTTTCTTTTTGTCCAGGCTGTAATTTGTCTCGGAAAGTAACGGTTTCAATTTTCAAATCATCTTTGCTGTCTGCTATTTTCAAATCAACATTTTCGGTTTTTACATCATTAAACGCAACCAATTGGAATTGCAAATTAATTTTCGAGATACTTTCATCTTTCGGAATGGTAGTTTCATATTCCAGAATTCCATTTTTGAAAGATTTGGTTTCTGTAACAGTTTCTTCTTTTCCATTTTGGATGAAAATGTTGACCAAAGCATCCGGAATCGCAGAGTAAACAAACACTTTTACTTTCTCGCTTCGTTTGTATTCCTGCGTTGGTCTAATCACTTCCAAGAATGGATTTTGATTTTGTACAAGTGATTTTTTGTCCCAAACTTTGAAGAATTGTTCCGTTTTTATCGTGTCTTTCCCTTCGATGTTATAAAATTGAAGTTTATAAGTTCCAGCTCCCAATTTCCCTAAATCGAGATTAGTTGTTGGTTGTTGGTTGTCAGTTGATGGATTTTCAACTTGATTAATCAATTGTTTTTCAACTTTCCAATTCTTCAAATCATCATTTTTATCAAATCTGTCGTGAGGAAATTTCTGCACAAATTCTTCTTTAGAAAGTTTTGGTAGATCCTGAACAACCGAAGCAAAATTCTCTCTAAAAATCTGTTTTGGTTCTTCCAGTTTTTCCAGTTTTACGTTATAAGATTTCTTCAAAACTTGGTCGTTGTAATTTTTGGTGTCAACATTTAGTTTTACAGCTTCATTTGAAAACGTATTTCCGATTTCGTTCGCCGTAATGTAATGAGAAACCGAAGCCACTTTTACATTCGTATTTGCGGATTGAGTTTCTCCGTTGATGTCCGTCACAGAAGCATTAATTGCATAATTATCAATCTGAATACCTTCCAGAGTTTCATCTTTTTTCAACTCGATTTTGATAGTAAATTCTCCTTTTTCGTTGGTCTTTACATCACCAAGAATCGAATTTTCGTTATCATTTCCACGAGGATACCACCAGAAATACTTCCAACGGATATTCTGTTTTTTGATTTCGTAATTCACAATTGAATTGCTCAAAGGAACGCCTGAAAACATCATCGCTTTTCCTTTCAGTTCGATAGTTTGACCATATTTGTATTCGTCTTTTATCGGGTCAAAAGTCACTTCAAACTTTGGACGTTTGTATTCCTCAACATTAAAATCCGTATAACCTGAAATATGATAACCAGAATTATCATCGTCATTATCAACTTCAATATTGAAATTTCCGTTCAGCTTGTTTTTTGGAAGTGTAAAACTGCCATTCACCGAACCAAATTCATTGGTTGTCAGTTTCAAAGTTTGCAATTCTTCGCCGTTTGCGTCGTGCAAAGTGATATTCAACGGAATTTTTTCTAATGTTTTTACTCTCTGAGTTTCGCCATTGATTCCAGTTGCAATCGCTTTGAAATAAACAATTTGTCCAGGTCTGTAGATTTTTCTGTCAAGGAAAATCTGTGCCGATTCCTGATTCTCGGATTTATTTCGATTGCCATAATCACTATCATAGCCGTAAACATTTATCATCGAATAATTGTTCCCGTTTTTCACAAGAAAATTTCTGTAATATTCTTTATTCTCAGAATTAGGAATTTGAAAACTTCCGGAAGCATCGGTTTTTACAGAATATTTTACGATTTGTTTTCCTCTTACAAATTCAACAATCTCAAGATTCTCGTTAATAAAAGCTTTTCCGTTTTCGTTGTTTACGAGTTTTAGAATATTAGCTTTTGGATTGTTATCATCTTTTTTAGAATAGATGATTTTCGAATCAGAAACGATGAAATAAAAACTTTTCTGAACAGAATTTTCCACAACATATTCAGCCAGATAAATCCCTGCAGGAAGAGCCTTCAGCTCCAAAGACGTTTTATGCGTTTTGAAATCGAAAGATTCCGGAATCGTGAATTGGTCTTTTCTTATCAGTGTTTTTTTGACTTTCGCAAAAGGTGTTTTGTAAGAATCGAAAACGTGATTCAGAAAACCTTGTGTGTCATCTTTTACTTCATAAATATTCAAAGAAAATTGCTGAACATTTTTTCCTTCCGCAACGATGTGAATTGGTTTGTTACTCTGGGTTTCGTTCTCATAAAACAAGTTCAGTTGCGGATTTTTGATCTGATTTTCTTTGTTTTTAATATTATTGATAAATTTCGATTTTGGATAAAGTTCTTTCGCTTTATTTGCCCAAACCAAAGCTTTTTTGTTATCCTCTTTTTGCTGAAGAATCTCAATCATATCATCGATAATCAAGACTTTGTAATCGCCTTTTACAGATTCGTCTTCAACCAATTTTTCAAGTTGTGCGAATTTGTCTTTACAATTATTGAATTCACAATTATAATTGATTTTCTGATGCTTGAAATACAATTGAGAATTTCCAGAAAGTGAAGTAATTTCCGAATCAAAAATTGAATTGATTTTTGTCGAATTCACTTTCAATTCATTCGGTGTGAAAAGATTTTGATTTCTTAAGAACTCAATATAATTGTAATTGTACCAATCGGAAAGTGTTGGAAAATATTCAAGATTATCAGATTCGTCAAAGATTTCCTTGTATTTCTGCATCGATATTTTCTTCAAAACAGAATTTTCTTTTTCTAATTCTGAATAATTCTTCGATAAATAATTTTTAAAATCCAGCTTGCTCCAAGTTTCGATTTGTGATAAATCGGCGTTGTCAATATTAGTTTTCTGATTGATTTTCCAAGAATTATTCTGATAATAATCTTTGATAAATTCCAGAGTCAGAAGATGAAACAATTGTTTTTCATCGCCTTTCAATTTGGTTTCCGTATTTTGAAGCTTCGAAAAGAATTTGGAATTTTCATCATTCTTCGTATCATCGTAAGTCTGCTTTGTAATACTGAATTCCGCTTTCAAAGATTTGATGATTTGAATGGCGTTGTTGTCTTTCAAAGCTTGGTTTTGTATTTCCAGAATGATCGGAAGATTGGATTTGTAAGTTCCTTTTTTATAATTGTCTTCGATTTTTTTCCATTGCTGGTCGTAATAGTTTTGTGCGGAAAAATTCATAGTAGCAAATATCAATAAGAATACTAATAAAGATTTTAGGATTTTCATATATGTCTTTTATTTTTTTTTTTGAATGAGTGACTGAATCACTTTATAAAGATGCATTATTTTATCGTAAGGTTGGAAAGAGAAATATTTTTTTTGAAATTTAACGTTTTGAAGATTTTATTTATTTAGAACAATTTTTCCGACATTTGTTAAAGTAAAATGTCGATTTTAAATTTAGCAAAAAAATATCTCATTGAGAGTCAGGTCTATGTTTCATTAATGGGAACTTTTCTGGCTGGATTTTTTATGCTGGAGCAAAAGATATTCCGTTGGCCGACTTTGTTGTTGATTTTCATTACTTATTTCAGCGGTTATCTTTATACCAAATATCAATACGACAAAAAGAAATTTTTCAAGATTCTGATTTTCAATTGTATTTGTGGAATTATTAGTGTGATTCTCATCCTCAAAAATCATAACGAATACAGACTTTTGAAATGGGCAATTATAGTCGTTTTGGGTTTGCTCTACAATTCTTTTTTTCTGGAGAAATTTATTCGGAAAATTCCTTTGTTAAAGATTTTTTATGTTGGATTGACTTGGGCTTTGATTAATTCTTGGCTGATTCTTCCTCAATTTAATTGGCCGATTTTTTTAATTTCTTGGTTATTCATTTCGGCTTTGGTTTTACCTTTTGATATCCGAGATATGAAAAGTGATGACGTTGTGACTTTTCCGATTTTAATTGGCGTTCAGAAAACTAAAATTCTTGCTTATCTACTGATTTTTATTTCTGGTTTATTGAGTGTTTTTTCCCTTGATTTAGAATTCGGTATTTATTTTTTCTTGACGATAATTATCACATTTATATTGATTTATTTTTCTGAAAATAGCAATCAAGAATCATACTTTTCTTTTTGGGTTGAGAGTTGTAGCGGATTACCTTTGTTATGGCTTTTCGTGCATTGGCTTGTAAATTGCTAAACAGATTTTGTTGAATTTTCCGATTATTGATGAACAAATCGATTCTGATTTTTATTTTCGTTTTAAGTTGCTTTTCTTTTGCTAATGCCCAGGAAGGAAAAGATTCGCTTTATTATAAAATCGAGGAGTTTTCTGATAGAAGAAAAGTTACGAAATTCATTCATCGTTTTATATTTCGTAGAGAAGCGGATTCGGCTTCTGTAAAAACCAGAACGGATAAACAATCTCAGGAAACTTATGATGGAAGATATATCCGAAATATCAAAATTGAAACGATCGACCCTTTTGGATACGGTTCCAAAGACAAAAAAGAAAAGTCCAAATGGTACGATTGGTTTACAAATCATCTTCATTCCAATACCCGAGTTTCAACCGTTAATAATTATTTGCTCTTCAAAAAAGGCGAAGAATATAACGCTCAAAAACTCTACGAATCCGAACGTTTGCTAAGAGCGATGCCTTTCGTAAACAGAGTTAATATCAGTGTTTCTGACAGCACTTCTACCAAAGATTCTATTGATGTTGTAGTAAAAGTTCTCGATTCCTGGAGTTTGAAGCCGAGAGTGAGTTATTCCGGAAGTAAAATTGGTCTGGGAGTAACGGAAGAGAATTTTCTTGGACTTGGCCACGAAGCGGATTTCCTTTACAGAAACGATTCCAAGGAAAAACAAGATTATATGTACGGAAGTTATACGGCTTACAATCTTTTTGGTTCTTACATCAATGCTCAGGTTTTGGGAGAACGTGATTTTGCTAAGAATGAAAGAATCAATTTCAATGTCAAAAGGGATTTTTTCTCTCCGTTGACAAAATGGGCAGGTGGTTTTACTTTTGAATATTTTATGCGAAATGTGCTCCTTCCAATAGAAACAGACACAACTTTTCCAGAAGTTCAGATCAAAGTTTACAGTCAGGATTTGTGGGGCGGTTATCAAATTCCAGTTTCATCAAATCCAGATGAAAAAGTCTCCAGTAATATTGCTTTGATAGGACGTTTTCAGAATTATCAATATAAAGATAGCCCTTATGTTGACCAGTTTGGGTATTTCCGTTCTTACAGTAGTTTTCTGATGTCTGCGGGATTTATTCAAAGGAAATTCTCCGTTCAGAAGAATATTTTTCAATATGATTTGCCGGAAGATATTGCTTATGGAAATACGTTCAGTTTAACCGCCGGATTTTTGTCGAGAAGTAATGAAGTGATGCCTTACGCTGGTGTTTCGGGTTCATATGGCGACTTTACTAAGATTGGTTATTTTAATATTAAGGCTCAGTTTGGAAGATTCTTTAATGAAGACAGCCAAAACCGAGAATCTTTCCGGTTGGACGGAACTTATTTCACAAATCTAATGGATTGGAAATTTGCGAAGGCAAGACATTTCTTTTCTCCAACCTTGGCTCTTGGAAATCCTCAACATAATTATTCTTACAGAGACAGAATCAACCTTTCCTCAGCAGAAGATTTTCCTGTTTATAATGCAGATTACATCGGCACAAAGAAGTTGGTTTTGAGATATCAGCTTCAACTTTTCGTTAATAAAACTTGGAAAAATTTCCATTTTAGTCCTTATTTGACAACTGCAGTTGGCTGGCTGGGAATGCCTGATGATAATCTTTTAAAGACTAAAGCCAATACAAAAATCGGAATTGGGGTTTTGATTAATAATCCATACTTGGTTTTCAACAGGATTCAGATTTCGTTTACTTATTATCCTCGAGTTCCTTTTGATAACAATTCGGTTTTTGATTTTAACAGCAACCGAAATAATGTTTTGCCACTGAATAATTTTGGTACGGATATTCCGCATTTTGTGAATTTTGGGAACTAAATTCTTTTTTAGTAATAAATTTTGAAAGCTTTTATTTTTAAACGATTTTTGTAAAATCAATTTCAAGAATGGTTATCAACAAACTTTCACTCATCAATTTCAAAAATCACTCGGAACAGTCTTTTGATTTTTCGCCTCAAATCAATTGTTTTGTGGGCAATAATGGAGTAGGGAAGACCAATATTCTGGATGCACTTCATTATCTTTCTGTTGGCAAAAGTTTCCTCGGAAATTCTGACCTTAATAATGTAAAATCTGATGAAGATTTCTTCGTCATTGAATCCGAAATTCAGAATGAGGAAAAAGAAGATATTATCAAAATCCTTCAACCAAAAGAGTCCAAAAAAGTCATCAAGAAAAACGATAAATCTTACGACAGATTGGCTGACCATATTGGTTATCTGCCGAGTGTGATGATTTCGCCTTATGATTCTAATTTGATTTCTGATTCGGGAGAAAGCAGAAGGAAGTTTCTGGATGCGATGATTTCTCAGACCGATTCCTCTTATCTTTTTGATTTGATTCAGTATCAGAAAACAATACAGCAAAGAAATGCATTACTGAAATATTTTGCCAAAAACAGAACTTTTGACAAAGATTCTCTGGAGATCTATGATGACCCTATTTCAAACTTCGGAACCCGAATTTTCGAAAAAAGAAAAGAATTCATAGAAAAACTGAATCCGATCGTTCAACATTTTTATGAAATCATTTCCGGCGGAAAAGAAATCGTAAATGTCATTTATGAATCTCATCTTTTTGACAATACTTTTAAAGAACTTTTATCAAGCTCTATTGATAAAGACAGAGCTTTAACTTATACTTCAAAAGGAACTCACAAAGATGATTTGTTGTTTGAAATGAATGGTAATTCAATCAAAAAAATTGGTTCTCAGGGTCAACAGAAATCTTTCTTAATTTCTTTAAAATTAGCCCAAATCAACCGAATCAAAGAATTGACAGGAAAATCACCAATCCTTCTTTTGGATGATATTTTTGATAAGCTGGATGATACGAGAGTTTCTCAACTGATTGAACTGGTAAACAAAGAAAGTTTCGGACAGATTTTCATTACTGATACACATAAAGAACGAACAGAAAACGTTGTAAGGCGCATCAACGAGGAGAGTAGAATGTTTGAGATTTCATAGTTTGCATTCTCTGAACCCAAGTTAATTTTCTCTAAAACAAGATAAATATCATATTCCAAAATACTTTTTGGTAAGAAGAACTCAATACTTTTGTGAAGTAATTTTTAATTATTCTAAATAAATATTATGAAAAAGTTTTACGTTTCTCTCTTCTTCTTATCTGCTATGATTAGCAACGCACAAAGTTTTGAAGAAATCTCTCAGCCCAATCTTAAAAATTATTTCTATTCTGCAGCGGCAGTTGCAGATGTTGATAACGACGGATCTCAGGATATATTTTTCACTGGTGCGATAGATGCTGACGGAGATACCAATGTTGATACGACTTCCAATAGTCTTTACAAAAACAGCAATGGAACTTTCTCTTCCATTCAGGATTTTGGAGAAAATTCGGTTCACTTGAGCGCTGTGAAGTTCATCGATTTTGATAATGACGGACTTTTGGACGTTATCACAACTGGATTAAGCTATAATGATATCGTGAATTATCAACAATATCGATATAAAAATACAGGTTCTGGTTTTACTCTGGTTGATAATGCAGCTGGGAAAATCTACGGGGGCTTAGATGTTTTCGATTTCAACCACGATGGGAAACAGGATTATGCAATCAACGGAACACAGTATGTTGAAGGAGTAGGGTTCACACACGAATTGGATTTATATCTTAATAATTCAGCAGGTTTTCAGAAAAATACAGCTTGGGCGGCAGGAACACAAAACGGAAGTTTCAAAGTGATTGATGTTAATAATGATAACGAGCTGGATTTAATCGTCAACGGATATAATGCTAACTACAAAGGAACTTTCTCTATTTATATTAACGAGAATGGAAATTTAGTTAAGAAGTCTGAACTTCCAGTAGTGAGTGACAGCAAAATGTCTTTTGCGGATTTCAACGGTGATGGTTTTCAGGATTTCGTAGTTGCAGGTCAGGATGAAAATTATGACCCATATCTGGCAGTTTTCATTAACGATGGCCAAGGGAATTTTACAGAAAATAAAATCGAAGGCGAAGGATTGTCTGGTGGTGGAGTAGAAGTCGGTGATTTCAATAACGATGGATATTATGATTTTGTTGTCATTGGAGATAATGATTATGAATCCTATTCTAAAATTTTCCTTTACAATCCTCAACTTCAGAAATTTGAGAAAGATGAAAATACGAACCTTTACAATTTGGGAAGCCAAGGAACTTTAGCTGTATTTGATTATAATAACGACGGGAATCTTGATATTCTAGCCAATGGTTTTGATTGGGATGACCCAGACTTGTTGCCTTACACCAAATTATTCAAAAATAAAACGACGGTTACCAATCAAAAACCAGATGCGCCAACAATTTTAACCGCAACAGATAATGACGGTAAAATCAAATTCACTTGGTCTGGAGCAACAGATGACAAAACGCCGGAAAACTCTCTTCAATATGAATTGAGTGTTGGTTCCGAAGCTGGAAAAACTGACATCGCAAAATATATTGTGACTACAAAAAGCTGGTATCTGGATAAAATGGATTTACCCTCCAAAATATTCTGGAGCGTAAAATCAATTGATGCTGCAAAAAAATATTCGGATAAATCCCAAGAAAAAGAATTGGCGGTTCTAGGCGTTGCTGATGTTAAAAACACAACAGTTTCTATCTATCCAAATCCAGTAAAAGGTGTCTTGAACGTAAAATCTACGAGCAAAATCAAAACGCATAAAGTCTATAATCTTGCAGGACAAAGTTTGAATACAGAATTGACATCAGATTCTACAATTGATTTTTCTCGT
Protein-coding sequences here:
- a CDS encoding T9SS type A sorting domain-containing protein codes for the protein MKKFYVSLFFLSAMISNAQSFEEISQPNLKNYFYSAAAVADVDNDGSQDIFFTGAIDADGDTNVDTTSNSLYKNSNGTFSSIQDFGENSVHLSAVKFIDFDNDGLLDVITTGLSYNDIVNYQQYRYKNTGSGFTLVDNAAGKIYGGLDVFDFNHDGKQDYAINGTQYVEGVGFTHELDLYLNNSAGFQKNTAWAAGTQNGSFKVIDVNNDNELDLIVNGYNANYKGTFSIYINENGNLVKKSELPVVSDSKMSFADFNGDGFQDFVVAGQDENYDPYLAVFINDGQGNFTENKIEGEGLSGGGVEVGDFNNDGYYDFVVIGDNDYESYSKIFLYNPQLQKFEKDENTNLYNLGSQGTLAVFDYNNDGNLDILANGFDWDDPDLLPYTKLFKNKTTVTNQKPDAPTILTATDNDGKIKFTWSGATDDKTPENSLQYELSVGSEAGKTDIAKYIVTTKSWYLDKMDLPSKIFWSVKSIDAAKKYSDKSQEKELAVLGVADVKNTTVSIYPNPVKGVLNVKSTSKIKTHKVYNLAGQSLNTELTSDSTIDFSRFDKGIYVVEIQFENGKKTTRKVIKN
- the recF gene encoding DNA replication/repair protein RecF (All proteins in this family for which functions are known are DNA-binding proteins that assist the filamentation of RecA onto DNA for the initiation of recombination or recombinational repair.); the protein is MVINKLSLINFKNHSEQSFDFSPQINCFVGNNGVGKTNILDALHYLSVGKSFLGNSDLNNVKSDEDFFVIESEIQNEEKEDIIKILQPKESKKVIKKNDKSYDRLADHIGYLPSVMISPYDSNLISDSGESRRKFLDAMISQTDSSYLFDLIQYQKTIQQRNALLKYFAKNRTFDKDSLEIYDDPISNFGTRIFEKRKEFIEKLNPIVQHFYEIISGGKEIVNVIYESHLFDNTFKELLSSSIDKDRALTYTSKGTHKDDLLFEMNGNSIKKIGSQGQQKSFLISLKLAQINRIKELTGKSPILLLDDIFDKLDDTRVSQLIELVNKESFGQIFITDTHKERTENVVRRINEESRMFEIS
- a CDS encoding alpha-2-macroglobulin family protein, with translation MKILKSLLVFLLIFATMNFSAQNYYDQQWKKIEDNYKKGTYKSNLPIILEIQNQALKDNNAIQIIKSLKAEFSITKQTYDDTKNDENSKFFSKLQNTETKLKGDEKQLFHLLTLEFIKDYYQNNSWKINQKTNIDNADLSQIETWSKLDFKNYLSKNYSELEKENSVLKKISMQKYKEIFDESDNLEYFPTLSDWYNYNYIEFLRNQNLFTPNELKVNSTKINSIFDSEITSLSGNSQLYFKHQKINYNCEFNNCKDKFAQLEKLVEDESVKGDYKVLIIDDMIEILQQKEDNKKALVWANKAKELYPKSKFINNIKNKENQIKNPQLNLFYENETQSNKPIHIVAEGKNVQQFSLNIYEVKDDTQGFLNHVFDSYKTPFAKVKKTLIRKDQFTIPESFDFKTHKTSLELKALPAGIYLAEYVVENSVQKSFYFIVSDSKIIYSKKDDNNPKANILKLVNNENGKAFINENLEIVEFVRGKQIVKYSVKTDASGSFQIPNSENKEYYRNFLVKNGNNYSMINVYGYDSDYGNRNKSENQESAQIFLDRKIYRPGQIVYFKAIATGINGETQRVKTLEKIPLNITLHDANGEELQTLKLTTNEFGSVNGSFTLPKNKLNGNFNIEVDNDDDNSGYHISGYTDFNVEEYKRPKFEVTFDPIKDEYKYGQTIELKGKAMMFSGVPLSNSIVNYEIKKQNIRWKYFWWYPRGNDNENSILGDVKTNEKGEFTIKIELKKDETLEGIQIDNYAINASVTDINGETQSANTNVKVASVSHYITANEIGNTFSNEAVKLNVDTKNYNDQVLKKSYNVKLEKLEEPKQIFRENFASVVQDLPKLSKEEFVQKFPHDRFDKNDDLKNWKVEKQLINQVENPSTDNQQPTTNLDLGKLGAGTYKLQFYNIEGKDTIKTEQFFKVWDKKSLVQNQNPFLEVIRPTQEYKRSEKVKVFVYSAIPDALVNIFIQNGKEETVTETKSFKNGILEYETTIPKDESISKINLQFQLVAFNDVKTENVDLKIADSKDDLKIETVTFRDKLQPGQKEKWTIKISGADKEKINAEVLANMYDKSLDQFASNSWNWQEFYSPFYQSSYEFRNGLEQQYYNGKVKYLKTLNIIIPQFNWFNGAILFGSDIDGDGIANSDDACPTVPGTAQYQGCPKPKAMYASEVEMSVSAPAMKLQGRAAGIQVSDSAKTQNIEEVITTRIKEKDLNKIPVRQNLNETAYFYPNLLTDKKGNISFEFTSPEALTQWKVMFLAHTKDARSAILEKSVVTQKEFSITPNYPRFLREGDELNLQTKISSLVNQKLNGFTQLQILDAFTNEDISEKFGISTLTAVPGYNREQTFTLTEKGNSVVNWKVKVPNDVSSIIIKIVAKAGNFSDGEQKAIAVLPNRMLVTDALPIFVKEGQTKTFTLENLKNSDSKTLTNVSNTLELTTNPIWEIMFALPSLKDDTNNSADVIFNKWFADVLASEIFKANPKMKTVFDEYQFKGLLTSNLEKNQELKQLLLDETPWVLESKNETEQMQKLARIFDANTMRNSIQNDWSELVKLQNPDGGFSWYQGYPSSYYTSLYILKNLGRINEWLKGNVTDYQSSEQKEMVKKLVSYVDNEVNKYWKTDKDNVWNNFVLDYLDTRHYWEKEYALKAKGATLKTAIISKAKTVKITDLTFFGLYRAALLFNNYGLKDVSKKLMNYLKETSTETETQGVYWKQNLNDWGWYSSKTVNHAGAIEAFQKLTPTDENFIEEMKIWLITQKEVNSWGNSRGTAEVIFTILNSGKSWTSNESDKAEINWGGKQLNPQTQATGYVKQTVTSDNLDKNLSTVTIKKESAGIVQGGLFWQYYEDLDKIKSSESYISITKELYKKVKTENGEQLIKINENSPLKVGDKVTVRMILNTDRNMEFIHLKDMRAAGFEPLDVISGYQWKNNLGYYQSTKDASTNFYIEYMPKGKYVFEYDYVANASGKFSNGITTLQNYYAPQMNAHTQGTSVLINE
- a CDS encoding UbiA prenyltransferase family protein — its product is MSILNLAKKYLIESQVYVSLMGTFLAGFFMLEQKIFRWPTLLLIFITYFSGYLYTKYQYDKKKFFKILIFNCICGIISVILILKNHNEYRLLKWAIIVVLGLLYNSFFLEKFIRKIPLLKIFYVGLTWALINSWLILPQFNWPIFLISWLFISALVLPFDIRDMKSDDVVTFPILIGVQKTKILAYLLIFISGLLSVFSLDLEFGIYFFLTIIITFILIYFSENSNQESYFSFWVESCSGLPLLWLFVHWLVNC